From Candidatus Polarisedimenticolaceae bacterium:
CCCGCTTGGGTCGCTCCCGCCGTCCTCTATATCCTCGCGATCGCGGGCGCGACCCGGACGGTGAGGCGCTGCGGCGACTGGATCGATGACGGCACCCTCGGCCATGCGTCGGTGCGTGACGAGCCGAGGGCGGCGATCGGTTATCTCCTCGAGGGAGGCTGGCTCAAGGCCGAGGGACGGCACGAAGAGGCGTGGCGGGTCTATCGCGCAGGACTCGACGCCGTTCCCACGAGCACCGAGCTTCCGGTCAAGGCCGTGGAGCTCGGCGTCGAGCTACGGCATCTGAGCCATGACGACGTCCTCGCGCTCTACGAGCGCCTGGTTCCCCTCTCGCGCGACAGCGCGCCGGCGCAGTTCAACCTCGGGCACGCGCTTCTCGAGGGTGGCCGTCTCGACGCCGCCCACGCCGCGTTCGCGCGCGCGCTCGAGCTCGTCCCCGATTCCGCCCCGAGCATGACGGCGCTCGCCGAGGTGACCCTGAGGCAAGGGGACGCCGCGAGCGCGGAGGCGCTCTGCCGCCGCGCGCTCGTCCTCCGCCCCGGCGACGCCGCCACCCTCGCGATCCTCGAGGAAGCGCAGAAGCGGGCTCCGTGACGGGCCGTCACTCTTCCTTCGACAGCTCGTCGATCGCATCGGCGAGGCGTGCGCGCTCGGCGGGATCGCGCTCGATCTCGAGGGCTTGACGAAAGGCCCTCCGCGCCCCGGCGAGATCGTGCCGGTCGTTCCAGAGAATGGCGCCGATCGACTTCAGGAAGCTCGGATCGGCGGGTGCGGCGGCCGCGGCCGCGCGGTAACGGGCGATCGCCTCGTCGAACTTACCTTCCTGGTAGGCGAGCTGGGCGAGGTCACCCAGCGCCTGAGCGTCGTCCGGGCGGAGACGGAGCGCCGTTTCGAACGCGCGGCGCGCGTCGTCGAGGCGGCCCGCGGTCGCGAGCACGACACCGGTCTCGACGGAGAGCTCGGCGCTCTCGGCGCCCGCGGCTTGCGCGTCGGTCGCGGCCGCGAGCGCGCCGGAAAGGTCGCCGCGCGCGTGGGAGGACGCGATGAGCGACGCGCGCGGCGCGGCGAAGTGCGGATCGAGGGCGATCGCCTTCCGCCATTCGGCCTCGGCGCTCGTGACGTCGCCCGCGCCGGCGAAGGCGGAGCCGAGGTCGAACCGGTTGACCGCCGACGTGGGCGCGAGCGCGAGCGCCGCCTGGAACGACCCGATCGCATCGCGGTAACGCCTGTCCGCCAGGAGCGCCTGTGCGCGCACCGAGAGGGCGGGAACGTTCCGGGGATTCCGCCGGAGGATCGCGTCGGCAGCCGCGATCGTCTCCCGATGGCGGCCGCTCGCGTACAGCTCCTTTGCCCGATCGACCGCTTCCGCCAGGTCGACGACGTCCTTCGGGTCGAGGATCGGGGCCGCGGCGGGCGCCGACGCCCGTCCCACGTAACCGAGCGACGCGAGCTTCGCGCGCTCTTCCTCCGAGATCGGTGCCTCGGAAGCGGCGGCGGGCGGCGGTCCGAGCGCCTCGAGGAACCGGCGCCCGACCGGGTCGCCGTCGGTATAGATGTTCTTCGTCTGGCCCGGATCCGCCGTGAGGTCGTAGAGCTCGCGCTTCGGCAGATCGATGAAGGCGTAGCGGCCGTCGGTGAGGCCGCGAGGCGCCGCCCACCCGTACGAATCGTTCGGCAGCATCGACTCGTACCCGATCGTGCGGGGAGGGAGGGACTCGCCGCCGACGGCGGAGACGAGCGATCGGCCGTCCTCGCGTTCCGCCCCCGGAAGCCCGGCGAGCGCGGCGACGGTCGGGGCGAGGTCGACGAGCGACACCAGGCCGGGAACCACGCGGCCGCGCGGGACGCCGGGACCGGCGATGACGAACGGGACGCGCAGCGTCGAGCGGTACGTGAAGATGCCGTGGGTGCGCTCACCGTGCTCGCCGAGGCTCTCCCCATGATCGCCCGCGACGACCACGATCAGCGGCTGCTCCGGACGTGACAGGCCGTCCAGGAGCTTCCCGATCTCGGCGTCCATCGCGGCGATCTCGCCCTGGTACGGGTCTTCTCTGTAACGGGTTCGGAACGGCTCGGGCGGC
This genomic window contains:
- a CDS encoding sulfatase-like hydrolase/transferase produces the protein MVFFAQLLALALAAAKPPAGATPRPSVVLITLDTTRADRIGCYGRAGAGTPSLDRLASSGARFAECWSPAPITLPAHLAMMTGCTPATHGVRDNGVSRYDGRIPTLAARFAAAGWRTAAVVSAPVLDSVWGIDAGFGTYDAHLDGPRERSGAGTTARALEMARAGSSPFFLWVHYFEPHWPYEPPEPFRTRYREDPYQGEIAAMDAEIGKLLDGLSRPEQPLIVVVAGDHGESLGEHGERTHGIFTYRSTLRVPFVIAGPGVPRGRVVPGLVSLVDLAPTVAALAGLPGAEREDGRSLVSAVGGESLPPRTIGYESMLPNDSYGWAAPRGLTDGRYAFIDLPKRELYDLTADPGQTKNIYTDGDPVGRRFLEALGPPPAAASEAPISEEERAKLASLGYVGRASAPAAAPILDPKDVVDLAEAVDRAKELYASGRHRETIAAADAILRRNPRNVPALSVRAQALLADRRYRDAIGSFQAALALAPTSAVNRFDLGSAFAGAGDVTSAEAEWRKAIALDPHFAAPRASLIASSHARGDLSGALAAATDAQAAGAESAELSVETGVVLATAGRLDDARRAFETALRLRPDDAQALGDLAQLAYQEGKFDEAIARYRAAAAAAPADPSFLKSIGAILWNDRHDLAGARRAFRQALEIERDPAERARLADAIDELSKEE